The DNA segment GGCACTGTCGCCGCTTGCCTTCGCCATTTCTGACGCCGCCACTCGTCCCATCGTGCCTTTGGGCGATTTTCTTGCCCCATTTGCACCGTTGACTGCGTCCTGGATCGGCTGCCCGTGGTCCGCATCATTCGTTTTGGGGGGCTGTTTCTAAAACAGGCgaaattggaaagaaaataaattgcGTTAAATAAAGAAAGAGGCAGCcattgcacaaacacacacacacacacctttagTTCCGCGTTGTCGAATCCATTCTTGAACATACGTTTGTGCACCGCCCGGAACTCGTCCATCAGGGCGGTGTGCCGTTCGTCCGAAATGGCCATCGTTACCGGGCGCAAACGGACGTTCTTTTCCTTCAGCCGATTCTCGAGCTCGGTGAGGGCGGCGGCCGGCCCGGTGGCCGGGTCCGTCGCGCCGCCGCCCGCCGGTGCCGCTTTCTTCTGTGCCCGGCGCCGCAGCTCGTCCGATATTGCGTTGCTCAGGCTGTGATGGGCCGCTGCGGCGGACGCTTGTTCTTGCGCTAGCGTCGTGCTGGACGATGCCGCTGCTGCATTCGTCACCGACTGGCCACTGGATGTCGTGACGGTGTCCGCGAACAGGGGCGGAGGCGGTGGAATGATCGTACCCGCTGCTGCAGCCCCATGCCCCGTCTCGTCGTCCACCATCGAGCCGGCCGATGCGCTCCGGTGCACCTCGACAATGATCGTTTTCGTTTCACTCTGTTTCGCTTCAGGGTTCACGATTGCGCCCCGCTCGGAGAActcgatgatggtggtgttcTTCCTGCGTGTCGCCCCTCCAGCCAGTGTGCCCCTCGGGGtcagttgttgttgctgctgctgctgctgaacctGTTGTTCATCCTGATGATGGGGTTGTTGCTGGGGTTGAGGCGGCGGTGGAGGAGGGACACCCGATTTGCTATCGCTGGCTGGTGGCATTTCCGGTACTGTTGCGACCGGTGCCGCTGCCAGCCGACGGCGATCGTGCGTGATCGACTCCTCCCGCACGATGCTTAGCCGCTTGGACGTCTGGTCACCCCAGCACGGACTCTGGTCACCGTTGACACTGCTCGCCGAGCTGTTGTAGCCGCTCGATTCGCCCGGGAACAGATCCAACCCGGCACTGGGGCGCACCACCAGCTCGAGCACGTGCGATGACTTCATCACGGCCACCGCCTCGCCGAACGTGGCCTCGGCAAAGCTGTGCCCATTGCAGGACAGTATCTGATCGCCGGGCCGTAAGCCGGCCTCCCGCGCCACGCCTCCCTCCTTGGTGAACTGGACAAATATGCCCGGCTTCCAGTCGGGACCCTTGCAAATGCCGCAGCCCAGCTTGGTGCGGGGTGCCACCGAGAGGATCACCTTCACATCGCGCCCACCGCACGgttcctccagcagcagcgcgtccTGCTTGTCGCGCGACATTCCAAACGACACCACGTGCCAGGTTAGCGGGTCGGCTGTACGTCTACAAGTTAAAACGATATGATTAGCGGCTTTTTAGCGGGGAATGTTTATGTAAGACAGATTGTAACGATTGCACTTACTCTTTGATCGGTAGGATGCCGAGCCCGCGCACCTTCATGATCAGTCGCTCCTGATTGGCAATGAATTGGGCCAGCTCGCGATGTACTGCATCCTCCACCTGATACCCATTGACGCGTATGATCTGATCTCCTACCTAAGAAGCgtcgtgttttggtttttatttatcGCTCTTGCACTTAttacactttctctctctctctctctctcccgccgACAGTGTTTGCTTACCTTCAATCCCTGCCGATCAGCTTCAGAATCACGCTCTATAGCGGACACGAAGAACCCGGTGCCGTACTCCAACCCGCCGCGTATGGAAAAGCCAAAGTTGCTGCCCGTGATCGGTAGGTTCCGATGGCTGTAGCCATGGTGG comes from the Anopheles coluzzii chromosome 2, AcolN3, whole genome shotgun sequence genome and includes:
- the LOC120950737 gene encoding uncharacterized protein LOC120950737; protein product: MVDYCNTRSATSAATSIATPATFRPGKSRHGAREKSLPLHKSLGEGAMDAGQQARVRTVRLVRPHHGYSHRNLPITGSNFGFSIRGGLEYGTGFFVSAIERDSEADRQGLKVGDQIIRVNGYQVEDAVHRELAQFIANQERLIMKVRGLGILPIKERTADPLTWHVVSFGMSRDKQDALLLEEPCGGRDVKVILSVAPRTKLGCGICKGPDWKPGIFVQFTKEGGVAREAGLRPGDQILSCNGHSFAEATFGEAVAVMKSSHVLELVVRPSAGLDLFPGESSGYNSSASSVNGDQSPCWGDQTSKRLSIVREESITHDRRRLAAAPVATVPEMPPASDSKSGVPPPPPPQPQQQPHHQDEQQVQQQQQQQQLTPRGTLAGGATRRKNTTIIEFSERGAIVNPEAKQSETKTIIVEVHRSASAGSMVDDETGHGAAAAGTIIPPPPPLFADTVTTSSGQSVTNAAAASSSTTLAQEQASAAAAHHSLSNAISDELRRRAQKKAAPAGGGATDPATGPAAALTELENRLKEKNVRLRPVTMAISDERHTALMDEFRAVHKRMFKNGFDNAELKKQPPKTNDADHGQPIQDAVNGANGARKSPKGTMGRVAASEMAKASGDSAELESIESFKLNNPQQPPVRPPSYYFCPQATGPPTMKKSQKPIAVTISEYATSAGRTEEPKKTTRFDFGQLRSVTEAIGGGGPVGGPKEGPLSRQRQAPAT